In a single window of the Patagioenas fasciata isolate bPatFas1 chromosome 22, bPatFas1.hap1, whole genome shotgun sequence genome:
- the LOC136115638 gene encoding olfactory receptor 14I1-like has product MSNQSTVTEFLLLGFSSTPELQIFHFMVFLVIYLATVVGNFLIIVVIAFSNHLHTPMYFFLMNLSVLDISTISVTLPKSMANYLFNTTSISYSGCVAQVLFFHVFGAADLALLTVMAYDRYIAICKPLHYKTLMKGTTCIHMAASAWLSCIPYSALHTGNIFHLSFCKSNIIDQFFCEVPQLLKLSCSDSYFCDAGVLAFSFLLATFCFVFISMSYIQIFTVVLRIPAKEQRHKAFSTCIPHLIVVSLFVSTGSFAYLKPVSSSSSALDFIVSLLYSVLPPVINPVIYAMKNNDIKTAMRKLTVHRVLCRDK; this is encoded by the coding sequence ATGTCCAACCAAAGCACTGTGACAGAATTTCTCCTCCTGGGATTCTCTAGTACTCCAGAACTGCAGATATTCCACTTCATGGTATTTCTGGTAATTTATCTGGCTACCGTGGTGGGAAACTTTCTCATCATTGTCGTCATAGCTTTCAGTAATCACCTTCACACTCCCATGTACTTCTTCTTGATGAATTTGTCTGTCTTAGACATTTCAACCATCTCTGTCACTCTCCCTAAGTCAATGGCCAATTATCTGTTCAATACCACATCCATCTCCTATTCTGGCTGTGTTGCCCAAGtccttttcttccatgtttttgGTGCTGCTGATCTTGCTTTACTCACTGTCATGGCATATGATCGTTACATTGCCATATGCAAACCTCTGCATTACAAGACACTCATGAAGGGGACTACTTGTATCCACATGGCAGCCAGTGCGTGGCTCAGCTGCATCCCTTACTCTGCTCTCCACACTGGGAACATATTTCATTTATCCTTCTGCAAGTCCAATATCATTGACCAGTTCTTTTGTGAAGTACCACAGCTTCTCAAACTTTCCTGCTCTGATTCATACTTCTGTGATGCTGGGGTTCTTGCATTTAGTTTCCTTTTAGCcaccttctgttttgtttttataagtaTGTCCTACATTCAGATTTTCACTGTGGTCTTGAGAATTCCTGCCAAGGAGCAACGGCATAAAGCTTTTTCAACCTGCATCCCTCATCTCattgtggtctccttgtttgttaGCACTGGTTCTTTTGCCTATCTTAAGCCTGTCTCCAGCTCCTCATCAGCTCTGGATTTCATAGTTTCTCTTCTCTATTCTGTGTTGCCACCAGTGATAAATCCAGTCATCTACGCCATGAAGAACAATGACATCAAAACTGCCATGCGAAAATTAACTGTCCACAGAGTATTATGCAGAGATAAATAA
- the LOC136111739 gene encoding olfactory receptor 10A7-like, with protein sequence MKSTEGPESGNYTLLTEFVLCGLSNHPELQHLLFGTFCLIYAITIIGNLLIFMATVHHTLHMPMYLFLRVLSSLDISLASTVVPKMLVNFLSEDRSISYMGCATQLYCLIFLAATEWYLLAAMAYDRYMAICNPLRYAITMNRRVCLSLVLLSCCSGSVVSVVQTAWVFTLPFCGPKKINYFFCDIPPLIMLSCTDTSSYEKQIVTATVLVIFTPFFLILVSYACIISSILKIASAEGRLKTFSTCSSHIIVVTLYCVSGTLIYLRPKASYSQDAKKFLPLLYTTITPMLNPLIYSLRNKDVKDILTRMMAELTKKDP encoded by the coding sequence ATGAAGTCAACAGAAGGACCAGAATCAGGAAACTACACTCTGCTGACTGAATTTGTCCTCTGTGGATTGTCCAACCACCCAGAACTGCAGCACTTGCTGTTTGGCACATTCTGCTTAATTTACGCCATCACCATCATTGGGAACCTTCTCATCTTCATGGCTACAGTGCATCACACCCTCCACATGCCCATGTACTTATTCCTACGGGTCCTGTCCTCCCTGGATATTTCCCTAGCATCGACTGTTGTTCCCAAGATGCTGGTAAACTTCCTGTCAGAGGACAGGAGTATCTCCTACATGGGCTGTGCCACACAGCTCTACTGTCTGATTTTCTTAGCAGCCACTGAGTGGTACCTTTTGGCAGCCATGGCCTATGACCGTTACATGGCCATATGCAACCCCCTTAGATACGCAATCACCATGAACCGCAGAGTTTGTCTTTCCTTGGTCCTGCTGTCATGTTGCAGTGGTAGTGTTGTGTCTGTGGTGCAGACTGCTTGGGTGTTCACGTTGCCATTTTGTGGACCAAAGAAGATCAACTACTTCTTCTGTGACATTCCCCCCCTCATCATGCTCTCCTGCACTGACACCTCTTCATATGAAAAGCAGATCGTCACAGCCACAGTGCTGGTCATCTTCACACCATTTTTTCTCATTCTCGTATCCTATGCCTGCATCATCTCCAGCATTCTGAAGATTGCTTCTGCAGAAGGCAGACTCAAGACCTTCTCTACCTGTTCCTCACACATAATTGTTGTAACATTGTACTGTGTAAGTGGGACCTTGATTTACTTACGGCCCAAAGCCAGTTACTCTCAAGATGCTAAGAAATTTCTGCCTCTCTTATACACAACCATAACTCCTATGTTAAACCCCCTGATTTACAGCCTGAGGAATAAAGATGTGAAAGACATACTAACCAGAATGATGGCTGAGCTGACGAAGAAAGATCCATGA